CTTGTTTaaaatttcaaagctttttgtcTTAGAGGCAGGACACAATGGGAAGATTGCCTTTGCCACCCCCAGCTGCTTCAGGTTAGGTGTttgatccagctcctggctccactcaggaccacccaaaaaccagcccatgtgtctgagagcgctGTCCaaactgccctggggagcctgtcccagtgcctgagcaccctctgggtgcagaccctttccctaaccccatcctgaccctcccctgtcccagctccatgccgtcccctcgggtcctgtcgttgtccccagagagcagagctcagcgcctgcccctccgctcccctcatccctcgtgagggagctgcaggccgccatgaggcctcccctcggcctgccctgccctgtgctgagcaCCCCGAGCCCCCTCAGCATCCCCCTTCCCCCTCAGCCTCGGCCGCCATTTTCGGCGGGgcgggccgtgccgtgccgcgcCTTGCGCTGCGCTGCGTTGCGGGGCGGTTCCGCTGGGCGCTGCCCGCGgtgcggcggggccgcggcggcgATGGGCGGCGCGGAGCGGCCGCAGCCTGCCCGTGCCCATGGCCGTGCCCATGCCCATGGCCGTGCCCATGCCCATGGCCGTGCCCATGTCCGCTTCGCCGCCGGGCCGGGCTCGGCTGCGGGCCCGGAGCTCGCTGAGGTGCCGGCAGCCGGCGGCCGGGAGGGAGCGGCGCTGCGGTGGTGCATCTCCGGGGCGCTGTGCgctgccttcctggggctgGTGAGCGGGCAGCGGGCAGCGGGAGCGGGGCAGGGGACACCGGGTCCGGGTCCGTGTCCGTGACGCCGGGCGCTGTGTTTCAGGGGATGAGCATCGCCGTGCTGGGGCCCACCTTCCAGAACCTGGCCCAGAACGTGCGCAGGAACGTGTCCGACATCTACTTCGTCTTCGTGGGCCGCTCCCTCGGCTACCTGGGCGGCTCGGTGCTCGGCGGGGTGCTCTTCGACTGCCTCAACGCGcacctgctgctgggtgagACCCCCGGGGGTGTGGGGAGACCGCGGGGCGCTGAGCTCGGCCTCCAGCCGCCCCTCGCTGCTGAGGGGCCCCCAGCCCACCCGTCACTGCCCGCTGGTTCATGTAGAGCACACGGGGAACCCGTCCTTTTGATGCCACAGCGCTGAGAAATGGGGATCCGGCTGGCCCCCCACACAGCGCCCTGCCTCGCCAAGCCCCGTCACGCGTTAAAATATTCCCCTGGGTTTGTTTTCGGGTGCTGTACGTGCCCgggtgttgctgctgctgctgctgtgggtttgGGCGTGCTGGTGGCCGGAGGTGTTATAGGGCCGGCAGAAACTTGGGGTTGACCAAAAGGCGCCTTTGCTTTCCATGACAAAAGTATAAACTATGCCCCTTTCTATCAAATAACATCCTTGGTATAGACCCTCCTGCAACACAGAGCCTTGTGTAGTGCCACCGTATGAGatatataaaagaaacaggTGGAACCGCCTCGGTTTTCGGGTTGGACATCGGGAcgaggttcttcaccgagagggtggtcgcacaccggagcaggctccccagggacgcaGTGCCAGCACCAAGCCTCTCTGAGTTTAAAAAGCGTTTGGGCTGTGTGCTTAGTCACCTGGTCTGAagttttgggtggtcctgtgtggtgccaggagttggacgCGATGATcgctgtgggtcccttccagctggggATATTCGgtgattctgtgctttttatgtGCGCGCAGCTGGAATCggctgtggtggtgttttgaGGCACAGTTCTGCAGGGAAAACCGTGTAAAACTCTTGCCTCTGTTAGAGCTCAGCTGAAGTGTTCATCTTCACATCCCAGATAAAAATATTGAGATTTTGGCTGGAGGACCTTAATCAAATTAGAGCTTATTTAAAGTGGAAAACTTGGTATGCCATCTGTGATTCTGGGAGCTTGCTGCTTGGTTTCTCCCTGTCTATGCAAACATTTAAGGTCTGTAGGAACAGCAGTTTATGATCTTAATGTTTCCTGGGCACATCAAAACTTTCTCCAGTGTTAGGGCCTTGTTCTGATGGAGTTGGGCTGCTCGGCTGCCAGGGCTGCGTTCAATCCAGAAGGCTGATGCTCCCTCCCGAGTCCCATTACCCTCTTGCTCGGGCAGGGGctctcagagcagctgctggggctctcctttctcctcccttccagacgttatcacagaatggcttgggttggaagggaccttaaagcccatccagctCCAACCCAtgggcaaagaaagaaagaaagaaacaacaaaacccttcACCTGGGGAGATTCAAGCAGAACTCTGCGTCCCTCGAGGGCAGCTCTTTAATCGCCAGGTTGGGTTGGAGAACATGAGAAGCTCCATTTTCCATCGGTAGTGTTTGAACCAAGTCTTTTCATGTCCCTGTATGCCTGCCTCTGGCTGGCATGAGCAGTCACGTCATGTAGCATCTgtgtcttttcctgttttcccctCACTGCATTGGTTTGTCTTATTTGCCCTTGCTCTGAGATGTTGTTCAGCTTTATTTGTTCTCCTCCCTGATCGTTATTCCTCTGCTCTGGAGCACTCGTAAAGTGGCTTCCCTTTAACTTCCTGATCTTTTTATATCCAGCGGGGTCAGAGGTGTGTATGTCTGACATCTGAGACGTTGCCTCTCATCTCATCATGGAAATAATACACCTGTGGAAGTCAGCATTAGCTTGAAGCAGTTTAGTATTTACTTGTTTTCCTGACGTATCGTGGGGTAGGTGTTTGCGAGTAATGCTTGGAAAATCCATTTCATCTCCAGATTCCTCCTGATTTGATAGCACGGCAAAAACCCAGCCTGAGCTACTGAACCGCCTCGTGTTTCCAGCATGGGAGGGCTGCCTCTGAGAGACTGCTGGCTCCTGTAGTTACACCTCCCAGCCGTCAGCTGGTGAaactctgctgctgtgcaggtttTGAGTACACAGGCTGTCGAGGAGGCTTTTAAGCACCAGTCTTCAGGGGAAGCTCTGAAGTGGGCAGCTGCGGATTTGTCaagaagctgcttttcagctctCAGCGAGGCAGCAGGGAAGCTGTCCTCGGTACTCCCCATCTTCATCTTTCCCCCTGTGCAGATCAGTAGCCTGTCAGATTTCTTTGAAGCGTGAATTTCAGGTGTTTCACTAGGGTTCTGGATTTTTCcttctatatttttttgttccatGTTGGAATTAACCTGAGTTGTTAGTTGCATCTGTCATCATTGATCCTCAAGTATCTGCCACACCAACGATGAAGTTATCTAAGCCTAATACTGTGTACTCAAGGCACTCAttgcagaatattttcctaCAACGGTGTCCATCAGCACACAACCTAACTGCTGAAGGTCCCCCCaaacttcaataaaaataaattccatcaGCTGTAGGATATTTTTCAAAACGGCACATGAGCTAGTAGTAGCAACACTAATGCAGTCCAAGAATTGTTGCTAAATTTGTGATGAGACATGTTGTACGTCTACATCTTAAAACATTGCTTGTGcgagagcaaaataaaaatggaagtcaGCATTTCTGTAGGGAGGGCACTTACTGGCTGAGGGGAATCGCTTTATGGGATTTTACGAGCTCAGCGACTTTTAAGTGGGGCCAAATCTAATAACtgcagcatttatttgtttgttttgttctgtttgttaaCCCCTCCAGCCCTATCCATGCTTGGAACGACAGTCGGCCTTTATGGCATACCCTGGTGTAAGAAATCCCTGCTGCTGACCGTCCTGATGTCAGTCATTGGAGCTTCCATGGGAGTCCTAGACACAGGTAAGTGACCCCTCGGAGCAGTAGTTCCTTCACTGAACTGATTGGGAACTCACAGCTGACAGTTTTCATGAGCTTGACGTACTTCCTTTGACACATCTGAGATTAGAAGAAGGGAGCTGTTTTATCTGGCCAGGATTCCTGCTGGATTATTCTGCTCCTGAGGCTTCAGTGTTGGTGTCCCTGTAACAGACTCGTTTGGTGTTGGTGTCTCTAGCAGATCTGGGGAGATGGGtgtctcctgctgcctggggacGATCAATGTGCATTACAGTGGGCAATTAGGGGCTTAAAGAAAGTGCTGTGTGCCCCTTaaatggtgtttttctttgaatgtaCTCACCTACAGGAAGCTAGGAGGGTTGCTGGTCATTAGTGCTAGTTGCAGATGAGGAtcagaaaacaaccaaaatgtGCCAGTGGTGGAGAGAGCTGGAGTTCCTGCACAAGTGGTGGCGCGGCTGCAAGAGGAGGTGATGCCAGCAGCGTGCCAGCTTCAGAGTCATAGAGCAgctcaggctggaagggacctcagctcACCTCattccaccccctgccatggcagggacacctccccccagcccaggctgcccaaagccccatccagcctggccttgagcacctccagggatggggcacccacagcttctctgggcggcctgtgccagggcctcaccaccctccgggtgaagaatttcctcctaacatctgaTCTcaatctcccttcttttagtttaaagccattacctcTTGCCCTGTCATCATCTGCCCATGTGAAAAGGCCTCACCCCTGGTGATGCAGgttggttttctgggctgcaagcacacgcTGCTGGCTCACGCCGAGCCTTCTGtccagcagcacccccaaatccctctctgcagggctgctctctgttGGCATTGAAGGCAGCCTGTCACAGGatccaggagagaaaaaagagctgTATTTGTTGTGCTAGGATCCTTGCACTTGGCCCCCCGATTCAGATTTCTCCATATGGCACAGTGCTGTGGCCTTAAGGTAAAAATTTCCTCAGTAGGAGCTGCTTGACAGCCAGGCCTCTGAGACAGGGCGGCCTCCCAGCCTGGGCAGGGGTGGCAGGAGAAACTAAACgaggcagcagggcacagcttAGTTAATTTGGAAGAGTATTAGTGGTGGGTGACTGGGGCTGCTGTACTGCAGCACAGGAATTTGATTACTGCCCTTCTTCTCCCGCGTTCTTCTTGCAGGGTatttaaaaatctctctcaGATCTGATTTTCTAGCATTATTTTTGATCCGAGAGTGCTGCAGTTTGACCTCTGCAGCAACATTTTTGTAAACCTTCGTGCTTCTGGAGCCACAGCTAACCATTTGAACGCAGGTGGGGTAGTCCCTGCTCGTGAGGTGCGAGCGGTGCTTGGGGTTTCCTGGGATGTGTAATGAGACCTTTGATTCCTGGCACTGTGCattgttgcttttaaaacttaCAAAGATGAGAAGCAGTTAGACTGgctattttggggaaaaacaaaaaacaaaaccaaacaaacaaagaagtgAATACCCTCTGAAATTGCAGCCGGGCATTGAGCTTAAGGCGCAGCATTGCATTAACTACACTTCTGCACCGTGTGCTTGCTAAAACGGGCAGTATTGCAGACGGAATTTATCATACagaggattttgttttcctttttgaaccGGTGCCTGGTTCGAGGCTGCAGTGACCGCGTCCTGCTCTCTCCCATCTGCAGGTGGCAACGTGCTAGCGCTGAACACCTGGGGGCCGGAGGCCGGGCCGCACATGCAGGCTTTGCACTTCAGCTTCGCCATCGGCGCGTTTGTGGCTCCCATCCTGGCTAAGATGGCACTGGGGAGCTCGGAGCCCCGCGACCTGCCCGTGGGTGAGAAGGGAAACCAGTCTGCCCCGAGACCCGTGCCCACGGCCTCGGCCCCGCTGGCGCTGCGGCACCGCCTGGGGGCCGAGTTCCTGTGGTCCTACGTTGTCATCGGGACCTACCTCCTCGTGGtgtccttcttcttttttatcttgTATTCCAAGAGCGGCTCAGCTCGAGACAAATCAAAGGCCGCCGTGCAGAAGCACAGGGTTGCCAAGCACCACTACGCCCTTATcgtgctcctcttcctcttcttcttctgctaCGTGGGAGCGGAGGTCACGTACGGCTCCTACATATTTACCTACGCCAAGGTCTTCGCCGAGATGAACGAAAACGAAGCAGCCGCCCTCAATTCCGTCTTCTGGGGCGCGTTCGCTGCGTGCCGGGGGGTGGCGATCTTCTGTGCCGCCTGCCTCTACCCGGGCACCATGATCCTGCTCAGCCTCCTcggctccgccgccgcctcctcctgcTTGGCCTTCCTGGCGCGGCACGCGGCTTCCCTCTGGGCCGGGACGGCGGTGTACGGCGCCTCCATGGCCACCATCTTCCCCAGCGGCATCTCCTGGCTCGAGCAGTACACGGTCATCCAGGGCAAGGCGGCCTCCCTCTTCGTGGTGGGGGCCGCCCTGGGGGAGATGTGCATCCCGGCGGCGGTGGGGTACCTGCAGGGCCGCTTCAGCCACGTCCCCGTGGTCATGTACACGGCCCTGGCCACCTCCGCCGTGACGGTGCTGCTGTTCCCCGTCATGTACGGGCTGGCCAAAGCCTCTGGGGAGGGCGAGGCCAAAACGAGGGTGAGCGAGAGCGAGGACCGGAAAGCTCTGCTCTCCAATTCGGGGCTCAACGAGGACGAAGAGGACGAGGAGGACGCGGGGGAGTGGAACGAAGCGGACTTCGAGGTGATCGAAATGAACGATACGCTGAGAAACTCTGTGGTAGACACCTCCCGTAAGGGCCCGGGGGACTCGCCGGCCAAAATCTCCCTCCAGCCACATCCAGACGATGCTTCGGGCGAGGCTCCAGCTGGCGGCTCCCCTGGGAGAAAAACCACGAATGCTGACCGGGAGAAGAACGATTAAAGTaaaaactgtgtgttttttttcttcttttttttcctttttaaatggaaattcaaCTGAGCTGTAGCTGTTCCTGTAGAGTGGCTCGAGGATCTCCTCATCGTGGTGCCGAGCTGCGTGTTTCATCCCCGTGTTTGTCcgctcctttctcctcctccagttTCGGCCCGCAGCGAGGCGTCTCGGAGCACAGAAGTCCACGAGGATGTGAATGTGGTAACGTGATAAAATTTGTAGGCTATACCGAAAATGTTAAAACACACGAGATGTTTTCTAAACGTCAGGCACGCGTGGAAATAATTTATGCTGTAAAATGAGctggctgggaaggagctgctcGGACCACGCAGCTTTTCGGAGGTGGGCGCAGGGTGCGGT
The nucleotide sequence above comes from Aythya fuligula isolate bAytFul2 chromosome 3, bAytFul2.pri, whole genome shotgun sequence. Encoded proteins:
- the MFSD4B gene encoding sodium-dependent glucose transporter 1, which produces MSIAVLGPTFQNLAQNVRRNVSDIYFVFVGRSLGYLGGSVLGGVLFDCLNAHLLLALSMLGTTVGLYGIPWCKKSLLLTVLMSVIGASMGVLDTGGNVLALNTWGPEAGPHMQALHFSFAIGAFVAPILAKMALGSSEPRDLPVGEKGNQSAPRPVPTASAPLALRHRLGAEFLWSYVVIGTYLLVVSFFFFILYSKSGSARDKSKAAVQKHRVAKHHYALIVLLFLFFFCYVGAEVTYGSYIFTYAKVFAEMNENEAAALNSVFWGAFAACRGVAIFCAACLYPGTMILLSLLGSAAASSCLAFLARHAASLWAGTAVYGASMATIFPSGISWLEQYTVIQGKAASLFVVGAALGEMCIPAAVGYLQGRFSHVPVVMYTALATSAVTVLLFPVMYGLAKASGEGEAKTRVSESEDRKALLSNSGLNEDEEDEEDAGEWNEADFEVIEMNDTLRNSVVDTSRKGPGDSPAKISLQPHPDDASGEAPAGGSPGRKTTNADREKND